The genomic interval AACAAGTCCAAACACTTATCTCCATTTCCATCCTCTTTGGTCATATCTGGAACCACAGGAGCTGAATTAATCCGGGTGACCTCTTGGAACTTCTAATGAAAGTCTATTGTAAGTTAGAATTGTATGGAACTACTTACTTTTCAACTAAGAATATTACAATGCACAATGTTTAACTCGCTGACTGTACAAGAGCTGCCACAGAACTTCATAAAAACAACATTTAGCATGAGTACTGAATTCAGTTACCACACACATAGCGGAGGAATACGTAGGATAAGACGCCCTTTcagcttccttttatttttatttttattcttatttctttttttttttctttcacgagCGACTAGTTTTATAAAGAATTCTTAGTTTTGTCGTTTATTTTTCGAGTACTCCATATTCTTATTTCTGTAGTGTGTTTTATCTCTAAGTCAACTTTATattgaaatattatttatctattttttttacttttgaaaTATTCAAATGTTATCATGTTCTtattctactattattactttttgttaattttgttatttacgTTATCTTCTTACGGAATTACCCACTAATATAAGTCTTGTTCTGACGACTTTGTATACTGTAGACCATAACCTAATGACTCTTGACGTTTTATTtaatctatatttttttgtagtCAATAAAATCTATCTCTTCCCAGCAGAAGGCGAGGCAGAGAGCAAGGGCGTGGGTCCCCTgggcgtgctggtggtggaggcggcagTGGGGGCGGCGGGGCTGGAGGTGCGAGTGGACGGGGTGAAGGTCAGTTCTTAACCCAAACTCAGCGCGGGAAGTTATCGCGGCCAGATTACGCGTGTTTACTTTGCTCTTGACTCCCCGGCCAAGCAGCTGCCAACACTGTGCCCGGATGTTCATTTCACACTAATCGAACTTAACCGAACTTCCTAACCTCACTCATCACCACTCCCCAGATGCTCATTTCAgccaaagctaacctaacctcataaCCTCACCCAACACAACTGCCCTGATGTTCAtttcaccctaacctaacctaacctcacccaccACAACTGCCGTGATGTTCATTTcagcctaacgtaacctaacctcaaccaGCACAACTGCCCTGATGTTCAtttcagcctaacctaacttaatataatCTAATACCACTTCCCGGATATTCATTTTAATGGTTTACTTTGCATTCTGTTCCCTCAACGCCAGTCAACATTAATGGCTGAGCTGACTTCGCTGTGTAGTGTgaagagaagaccaggaacAGATTAAAAGACCCTGGAGAAAACAAGTTGAGGAATGAAGACTGAGGAAAAGACGGAGAGTGCGATGGAAGGCTGGAACTGCgctagaactgcaaaggatgggagtcacaaaggaagatgcaagggacagaaaaaaaaaaaaaaagcgtagaAGACTCttacatggcgccaacccctgACTCTTGACAAACGGTGAAAGGAGAAGATTAAGCCATTATAATATTATACATGATGcactaaccctttgactgccactcggtatacctttccctaattaccaatcactctgcgacatctttacttgttctacagccacatccaatctttgaactgggaagaaattgcaaaatgtattctttttcatcgttaactttcttgtagatgcttataaagacttcgcGTATTGCTTCTAATGCTGCTGATTGTTTCGTGtttcagtgaaagggttaatatgaTGATGCATTAATATGTAATCCATGTTAATGACAAtacagtcagtcaatcagtctaaCCTAatcagtctaacctaacctaacctaacgccgcacgcttgtctctgtctcttcctcagGTATTCCACGCCCTGAACCAAACAATGTCATTACAAGGCCATGTGGTGAGGTTCCACGCGGGGCTCCACCTGGTGACCCTCGATGAAAGGTCAGGCGAAGTGATGCGTAGCCAGACCTTCCTCACCTGGCAGCCTGAGACCAGCCGCCAGGTGGCCCAGGCGCTGCGGGATGCTGGTGAGGGAAGGCTGCTGATCATCGTGGGTCTGGTGAGTGAGTGCCcaaggtgatggtgaaggtaatggtgatggtgaaggtaatggtgatggtgatgatggtgatggtgatggtggtgtgaatGATGAAATCGAGTAAACTGATTCACTCACTtcactatttatctattttatttatttattttacttatttatttattatctatctattcatttttatctatttatctatttgattttctttttttttaagtcttcttATAGGCCAATAATCTCTTCACAAATCCTGGCAATTGATAGACTCTTGGCTGATCGGAGAGGACTTGTGGTCGAAGGAAAATTACactgagagaaaggaagtgctGTGTGTTGCTTGACTTCTCACTGCGCCTGTACCTGGAGCCTTGTTCGCTCATGAAGAAATACGGTGACACTGATTACTAAAGATTACAGAGAaaacacacagcaacacactcTTGGATCCTTGATGAAAAGACATTCTTGTCTTAACGGAGAAAAAAAGCTGTTTATCATGTTTTTCCTGAACGGCTGGTGACCCCTAtgacctccctctcttccctgcctccccaAGCCGGAGTTCACCATGTACCTGGGGCGCAAGGTGACGCGGCAACTGGCCTCCCTCGGCTCAATCTTCGCGGAGCGGCTGGCCAAGGACGAGGCGTGGTGCATGGCGGCGTGGAAGGGCTGGGGCGTGGCAGGCGAGGGCCTCACTATCATCCACCACAGCCAGGGCGAATACACCAGGCAGGCGTCGCCGATATCGCTGCGTCTCATCATCCCCCGCAGGCAACGTGAGTGGCGGCGAGAGACGGGGACTGCAAAGCCTCCTCAGTGTGTGGCTGTCTGAAGGTCAAGCCTTCATAATCATTTTCAAGCTCCAGCCAAAGAAATGAGCCAAAGAAATGAGCCAGTTATGTGCCCGTGGCTATATCCTAATGGCTATGCATGACTTGCAACATTTGGGACTGAGGTAAGTACTCTGTTCCTAACAAGAGAACATTTTGTCCGTCAGATCCGAGATGCACGTGGCACGCGGCGCCCGGCATGGAGGAGCGCGCCGCCTTCTGCAGCACTTACGACGGCTACGGCGCTTTCTGCAGCTGCCATGAGCCGCCCTGGTCGCCACGCCCCGCCTCGCCTGTGAGACTCGTTGCAGCTCGTTGGTTTGTGCCATACAGTGACTAACGTGCCCCGCGTGATACAGGTGCTAATGACCCGCGTCCCAGGTGCCCTACGCGGCGCGGGAGGTGATCCCCGTGGCGGTGGTGACGGCGCGGCGCCTGCCACGCTTGGTGCGGCTGCTGGGCCAGCTGTGGGCGAGTCCCGGGGGCCTTGACACGCCCGTGACGATCTTTGTGGATGGCCACATCCCCGAGGCGCGCAGCCTGGCGGCCCTGCTCAGGGTGCCCCTCGTGGAGCACCAAAACTCTGGCACGCCAGGTCAGAGGTCACCACAACACTCGGGAAGGGAAGGTGTTCATGTGACATTTATACTGAAATCGAAGCTGCTATAAAAATAGGGACGTAATGACGCCATTCCTCATCAATATTCACTCGCCATCACCACAAATTCCTTGAAATGTCCTTGACTCTTCATTACCTTTTTTGTTCCTGCGTTCGCTAGCCTCGGTctcacccctttccctccccaccaaCATTCcgacccatccacccacaccaccaccaccacccactgccCGCCTCACTCATCCGCGCTGCGCTTCACCCTCCCTGCAGGCACCTCGCAGCGGGTCAATGAACACGTCAGGTTCACGCTGGAGAAAGTGTTCCACCTCCACCCGGAAGCTGACCTCGCCATCATCCTGGAGGACGACCTTGTGTTGGCTGCGGACTTCATCCCGTGAGTGGCGAGGCAGTGAAATATTTCTTACTGCCAGTGATGGACGGCGGGGCTGGAACTGGCtctactattattactcttactaacattactattacttctactaccacaactaatattattattgctgctgctactactaccactgctactgctactactactagtactactactactactactactcctactactcttactactactaaaaacacTTCTACTAGTACAAACACCACTAGTATCACTATTTCTACCACATCCACCAACAAAAtactactataaccaccaccattacaactaccattactactggtggtgataatactaccactattaccaccacaccaaccaaaaccatcaccaccaccaccacaacacctactactactactgctaccattgCAAACATCACTAATGCCACAACTAATACTGCACCCACcaacaaaccaccaccatcatcaccaccacaacaacaaccaccaccacccacaggtACTTCCACCAGACAGCAGGGCTTCTCAAATCCGACCCTTACCTCTTCTTCGTCAACGCGTTTAACTACAACTCGTACCCGCACACGGCCCAGGACCCTCGGCGGCTGTACCGGGCGCATGGGATCCCCGGATACGGCTGGATGACCACACGCAAGGCCGCCGCGGAAATGCTGGCCGGCTGGGTACCGCTAAACCAGGTCAGTAACACGAGCAAGATCACGAACGCGGCCAGGTAAGATGCGGAAGTTGTCCGAATGGGTCTGAATGCTTTGGATGAAGTTGCATTCACCCACTTTACTAACGACAAATAAACACGAGATGGAAAATTAGATATGAATAACGTGATTTTCTCCCCATCCACTCCTCGTGATAGAAAatggaggacaaagaaaacgtgtctttcccctttccctccctccctacagACGGGCGCCTCGTGGGACTGGTGGGTGCGGGCGCGGGTGATGGGGACGCGGGACATGGTGATCCCCGAGGTGCCCAGGACGCGGCACATGGGGGGCGGCGGCGTGCACATCTCGGGGTTCGATCAGGTTCTCTTctccagccagccactcaacACCTTAGCCAACGTGACGCTCGATGTGGACAGGTGAGTGTGACGATGACAGGTGAACTAATTAAGCCTATCCATTTAGACAGGTGAAACGGGTGAAGGGTCGGACAGGTAAATTTAATTGGTCAATGCATTTTAGACAGGTATGTGTGACGCGTAACGCAACAGACAAGTAAACTAATTTGGTCAGTGCATTTAGACAGGTGAGTGAGACGTGACGAAACTGACAGGTAAAATAATCAGACAGGTGTGACGGTGACTGTGACAGGTGAGCTAATTAAGCCATTCCATTTAGACAGGTAAGTGTGATGGTCCCGAagtagacaggtaaacaaatcTGGTCAATCATTTAAAGGTTTTCTTTGAGCAGctttcttcaaaaaaaaaaaaaaaaaaaaaatgagcttggcaaaaagaacaaataattcAGTTAAAAACCATTAAGAAGCAATATTTCAAAAGAGACtaacaaagaacaacaaatcGAGCTCAAAATCATTAAAAGACAACAGCTGAGGTGAGGCGCCTATGTAATTTAAGGAATCTTCATATACAACAAAACCATCGCCAAAAAGTAACTCATCCAGTTAAAATTCATGAATACACAATAGCCCAGGTGAGGAGGTAATCTAAATACAAGGAATCTTTGCATGTAACTAAAtcactgccaaaaaaaaaaacacatccaaTTAAGACTCATTAAGGAGCAATAGATGAGGCGAGGTGCTAATGAGGGAGTCTTGGCCGCAGCGCACGTGAGGCGGAGTACGAGATCCGCCTCCTTCAGGACCTGCGGGAAGCCGAGGTGGTGCCCCTGACCCGACATCCCTGCCAGGTCATCCCCGTCCCCATGCACAAGGTCAGTATCGCACTGATTCACatctattaaaaaataaataacagtgataaagataataaattaAAGTAATGGTTGGAgttaaagaataataataaaaaaaagaaagaaaggtaatttcaggataaaagtaaaataataagtagacaaaataaagtaaaataatgatttGGAGGTTTGAATAAAAAACGCTGATAGTAATATTGAATAGAAAAAccaccatttcttttttcttaagaacaggaaacacagaagcatgacacagaaaacaaacactaaagtagaaaacaaacaaaaaaaagaaagcatatAGAAAACAGACGAAAACATCTATAATGAAAAACATAAACCTCTACATAGCACagagaacacaaacaacacaccaAATTTAAAGATAGAAAACACGCATGCTGAAatcataaagaaaaacagagaggatAGTTTTTACAGTAGAAATAgacaaccaacacacacacacacacacacacacacacacacactaaaccttGCCAAGTAGAGAACACAATCAAAGGTATATtcaagtatcttttttttttcttttttcaattccTAATCATAGGCGTTCAATAATTTCAGCATCATTCAGCCAAACACCTCAACAAACGCCCCTTAAACTCCATAAATTCCAATAACATTATGTAAAGCTTAAGAAAGAAACTTCGCAGGGATCAAAGTGGCAAGGAGAACAGGAGGGGGTAAGCAGATGGGGggtgggagtgagagggggCGTAGGACCGGcagggggcgggaggaggagtgtaGAGCCAGTaggagggcgggaggaaggaTTGTAAGTCCAGCAGGTGGCAGCGGGAGGAGGCGAGACATCAGTGGAAGGGCGGGAAGACTAGAGGTGAGAGGCAAGGTAacaaaatgagaggaaggaaaagaattataAAAGTCTTGCAAAGAAATAGTAAGTAACTCTATAGGATATTCAGTTgacaagaagagaaggtggcAGGGGTGATAAAATACTACCCAACAAGTAATAG from Scylla paramamosain isolate STU-SP2022 chromosome 23, ASM3559412v1, whole genome shotgun sequence carries:
- the LOC135112122 gene encoding protein O-linked-mannose beta-1,2-N-acetylglucosaminyltransferase 1-like; the protein is MSLQGHVVRFHAGLHLVTLDERSGEVMRSQTFLTWQPETSRQVAQALRDAGEGRLLIIVGLPEFTMYLGRKVTRQLASLGSIFAERLAKDEAWCMAAWKGWGVAGEGLTIIHHSQGEYTRQASPISLRLIIPRRQHPRCTWHAAPGMEERAAFCSTYDGYGAFCSCHEPPWSPRPASPVPYAAREVIPVAVVTARRLPRLVRLLGQLWASPGGLDTPVTIFVDGHIPEARSLAALLRVPLVEHQNSGTPGTSQRVNEHVRFTLEKVFHLHPEADLAIILEDDLVLAADFIPYFHQTAGLLKSDPYLFFVNAFNYNSYPHTAQDPRRLYRAHGIPGYGWMTTRKAAAEMLAGWVPLNQVSNTSKITNAAR